The following proteins come from a genomic window of Triticum aestivum cultivar Chinese Spring chromosome 6A, IWGSC CS RefSeq v2.1, whole genome shotgun sequence:
- the LOC123130827 gene encoding uncharacterized protein, with protein sequence MLDKHSTGHHVDEIHLEVVSEKPCSKEEIQRFGKAEPDDVEAGASRSRGTEMSPVEPADVEAVLISKVRPQLRRVDEDAFTPHGMVIGLYNHGKGLSKWTEMKEQAVRDIMSLDQAGVLMVELQNLEDKARRCYDDAPDRCLSSMQFSNMLLHDGCYLLSLFLDYGARSELDNNAPQYRYRYPESAGRRLSRSALVRDTVFLVENQIPFFVLQKIHDVVTGGITQLTVIQELAVGVQELLQAQRFISEELRLRRVPPSTSHLLHLVHAHFQLNMPQIMVKNRTWIKGRWRRATEYSCYGNLRFKRKDFMDGMESSILDVRYQEGTLWIPPLRIDGNTLTILRNLMALEEEEHIPHRTVTAYCVFLSQLAGTVEDVKLLVAAGIIEPFLSSDEQVAQGIANLQNGVLLGDVDDIWENYLNPVWHVLDTRCNNWMTRFVGKCNNIF encoded by the exons ATGCTTGATAAACATTCGACGGGTCACCATGTTGATGAGATTCATTTGGAGGTTGTTTCTGAAAAACCGTGCAGTAAAGAG GAGATCCAAAGATTTGGCAAAGCCGAGCCCGACGACGTGGAGGCAGGGGCGAGCAGGAGCAGGGGAACTGAGATGAGTCCCGTGGagcccgccgacgtggaggcagtgCTGATCTCGAAGGTCCGTCCGCAGCTCCGTCGCGTGGATGAAGACGCATTCACGCCGCATGGCATGGTGATTGGTCTTTACAACCATGGTAAAGGTCTTTCTAAATGGACCGAAATGAAGGAGCAAGCCGTCCGCGATATTATGTCTCTCGATCAAGCGGGCGTGCTTATGGTGGAGCTGCAGAatctggaggacaaagcaaggagGTGCTATGACGATGCGCCCGACCGCTGTTTGTCGTCGATGCAGTTCTCCAATATGCTGCTGCACGATGGCTGCTATCtgctctctctctttttggattatGGTGCACGATCTGAGCTGGACAACAACGCCCCGCAGTACAGATATAGATATCCCGAGAGCGCAGGCCGCAGACTCTCCCGGAGCGCGTTGGTGCGCGACACCGTGTTTCTCGTTGAGAATCAGATACCTTTCTTTGTGCTTCAGAAGATCCACGACGTCGTCACAGGAGGCATCACCCAGTTGACAGTCATCCAAGAACTAGCAGTTGGTGTCCAGGAGCTTCTGCAGGCACAGCGCTTCATCAGCGAGGAGCTGCGGCTGCGGCGGGTGCCTCCGTCGACGTCCCACTTACTGCACCTGGTGCACGCCCACTTTCAGCTAAATATGCCGCAGATAATGGTAAAGAACAGGACATGGATCAAAGGTCGGTGGCGCCGTGCGACGGAGTACAGCTGCTACGGCAACCTGCGGTTCAAGCGTAAGGACTTCATGGACGGCATGGAGTCTTCCATCCTGGACGTGAGGTATCAAGAAGGTACGCTGTGGATCCCTCCCCTGCGGATCGACGGCAACACTTTGACGATCCTACGTAACCTCAtggcgctggaggaggaggagcataTTCCACACCGGACCGTGACGGCCTACTGTGTCTTCCTGTCGCAGCTGGCCGGCACGGTGGAGGATGTCAAGCTCTTAGTTGCCGCCGGGATCATCGAACCATTCCTGTCAAGTGACGAGCAGGTGGCTCAAGGCATCGCCAACCTCCAGAACGGGGTATTGTTGGGCGACGTGGATGACATCTGGGAAAACTACCTCAATCCCGTTTGGCACGTCCTGGACACGCGCTGCAACAATTGGATGACCAGATTCGTGGGAAAGTGTAACAACATTTTCTAA